A genomic region of Stenotrophomonas sp. NA06056 contains the following coding sequences:
- a CDS encoding GNAT family N-acetyltransferase has product MATRNRMPPWHEIFKAPSGHELLIRPIRPEDGAPLQAAFSLFGPEEIRDRFLQSVTELSPETTQRLTHPNPKTEITLVAAESLPAGEAVVGAVARASIIPGTREAEYAILISRFLIGQGLGRQLMRKLVKWGRGKYLDRLYGDVAAENEPMKQLAASLGFKPVPHPNGAEGLVRMVLELDN; this is encoded by the coding sequence ATGGCCACTCGCAACCGCATGCCGCCCTGGCATGAGATCTTCAAGGCTCCCAGCGGCCACGAGCTGCTGATCCGCCCCATCCGCCCGGAAGATGGCGCGCCGCTGCAGGCCGCCTTCAGCCTGTTCGGGCCGGAAGAAATCCGCGACCGTTTCCTGCAGTCGGTAACCGAACTGTCGCCGGAAACCACCCAGCGCCTGACCCACCCCAACCCGAAGACCGAGATCACCCTGGTCGCCGCCGAGTCGCTGCCGGCCGGTGAGGCCGTGGTCGGCGCGGTGGCCCGTGCCTCGATCATTCCCGGCACCCGTGAAGCCGAGTACGCAATCCTGATCAGCCGGTTCCTGATCGGCCAGGGCCTGGGCCGCCAGCTGATGCGCAAGCTGGTGAAATGGGGCCGTGGCAAGTATCTGGACCGCCTGTATGGCGATGTCGCCGCCGAGAACGAGCCGATGAAGCAGCTGGCCGCCTCGCTGGGCTTCAAGCCGGTACCGCACCCGAACGGGGCCGAAGGCCTGGTGCGGATGGTGCTGGAACTGGACAACTGA
- the creB gene encoding two-component system response regulator CreB — protein sequence MLRAMTAPVTHVLVVEDEAAIAETVLYALRSEGYAASHCLLGGLALQQLQAGDIDLVVLDVGLPDLSGFEVCRRLRALPGPVAQVPVIFLTARNDELDRVLGLELGADDYMAKPFSPRELVARVRARLRRATPAPTAPGAESGWQEHGAFAIDREGRRIRFQGSALDLTRYEYAVLEALLQRPGAILSRAQLMDRGWDSAADSADRTVDTHVKTLRAKLRAAGASGEPIRTHRGLGYALEV from the coding sequence ATGCTGCGCGCCATGACAGCGCCTGTTACCCATGTCCTGGTGGTCGAAGACGAAGCTGCCATCGCCGAAACCGTGCTCTATGCGCTGCGCAGCGAGGGCTATGCGGCCAGCCATTGCCTGCTGGGCGGGCTGGCCCTGCAGCAGCTGCAGGCCGGCGATATCGACCTGGTGGTACTGGACGTGGGCCTGCCGGACCTCAGTGGTTTCGAGGTCTGCCGCCGGCTGCGGGCCCTGCCGGGGCCGGTGGCGCAGGTGCCGGTGATCTTCCTGACCGCGCGCAACGACGAGCTCGACCGCGTGCTGGGCCTGGAGCTGGGGGCCGACGACTACATGGCCAAGCCGTTCTCGCCACGCGAGCTGGTGGCGCGGGTGCGCGCCCGTCTGCGGCGTGCCACACCCGCTCCGACCGCCCCGGGTGCCGAGAGCGGCTGGCAGGAGCACGGTGCCTTCGCCATCGACCGCGAAGGCCGCCGCATCCGCTTCCAGGGAAGTGCGCTGGACCTGACCCGCTATGAATATGCCGTGCTGGAGGCGCTGCTGCAGCGCCCCGGCGCGATCCTCAGCCGCGCCCAGTTGATGGACCGTGGCTGGGACAGCGCCGCCGACAGCGCTGACCGCACCGTCGACACCCACGTCAAAACGCTGCGCGCCAAGCTGCGTGCGGCTGGCGCCAGCGGTGAACCGATCCGCACCCATCGCGGCCTCGGCTACGCCCTGGAGGTCTGA
- the rlmJ gene encoding 23S rRNA (adenine(2030)-N(6))-methyltransferase RlmJ yields the protein MNYRHAFHAGNHADVLKHIVQLALIDSFKRKDSPFFVLDTHGGAGRYLLASEESRKTLEAESGVMRLMAQPKLPEVVERYLKAVQADNPVGAMISYPGSPLLSAQAMRPQDRMAVCELQADEAASLKTLFAHDSRVGVHPGDGYALLRSLLPPKANGAKIGRGLVLIDPPYEAQDAEYQAILAALAETLARWPQATCAVWFPIKQRRTILHFLRKAAALPVKSAVTIEFLVRPDDSPLRLNGSGMLVLNAPWQFDRVVGPALPALRQHLGEPGASTRLDWLKTAE from the coding sequence ATGAACTATCGCCACGCCTTCCACGCCGGCAACCATGCCGATGTCCTCAAGCACATCGTGCAGCTGGCCCTGATCGACAGCTTCAAGCGCAAGGACAGCCCGTTCTTCGTGCTCGACACCCACGGCGGCGCCGGCCGTTACCTGCTGGCCAGCGAAGAAAGCCGCAAGACCCTGGAAGCCGAATCCGGGGTCATGCGGCTGATGGCCCAGCCCAAGCTGCCGGAGGTGGTCGAGCGCTACCTGAAGGCCGTGCAGGCCGACAATCCGGTGGGCGCGATGATCAGCTACCCGGGCTCGCCGCTGCTCAGCGCGCAGGCCATGCGCCCGCAGGACCGCATGGCGGTGTGCGAGTTGCAGGCGGACGAAGCCGCTTCGCTGAAGACCCTGTTCGCCCATGACAGCCGCGTCGGCGTACACCCCGGTGACGGCTACGCGCTGCTGCGCTCATTGCTGCCGCCCAAGGCCAACGGCGCCAAGATCGGTCGCGGCCTGGTCCTGATCGATCCGCCCTACGAGGCCCAGGACGCCGAGTACCAGGCGATCCTGGCAGCGCTGGCCGAGACCCTGGCACGCTGGCCGCAGGCGACCTGTGCGGTCTGGTTCCCGATCAAGCAGCGCCGCACCATCCTGCATTTCCTGCGCAAGGCCGCCGCATTGCCGGTGAAGTCGGCCGTGACCATCGAGTTCCTGGTGCGCCCGGACGACTCGCCGCTGCGCCTCAACGGCAGTGGCATGCTGGTGCTCAATGCGCCCTGGCAGTTCGACCGCGTGGTCGGCCCGGCGCTGCCGGCGCTGCGCCAGCACCTGGGCGAACCCGGTGCCAGCACCCGCCTGGACTGGCTGAAGACGGCCGAATAG
- the creD gene encoding cell envelope integrity protein CreD: MKSLKMLLRFAIVGGLILLLLIPLFLIRGVITERSAYREEAYSRVAESRAGTQRVVGPVRVVPWSKRELVEVVDAQGNKKTELQTTQGYWLQPPATLQVSGELLPSQRSVGLFKVPVYSWNGQLKATFSEDDYPEHDGTTYGKAYIALGVSDARGLVGTPNLRVDGQQVKLLPGVAGASALGRGLHAPITGIATTGGTLAASSVELELQLDGSRSLSVVPVGDDNQIALRSSWPHPSFAGAFLPNERRVDAQGFDARWAVSSLASDAQQRLHEGDDLDAQAVQVSLVDPVDTYTQADRASKYGVLFVVLTFVGFILFELIKSLRIHPLQYLMVGLALAIFFLLLISLSEHIAFWQAYLVSALACISLQAVYLANVLGHWKRGLGFAAMLTVLYGALYGLLVSENNALLMGSLLLFVILALAMWVTRRVDWYALAEQK, translated from the coding sequence ATGAAATCCCTGAAGATGCTGCTGCGGTTCGCCATTGTCGGCGGCCTGATCCTGCTGCTGCTGATCCCGCTGTTCCTGATCCGCGGCGTCATCACCGAGCGCAGCGCCTATCGCGAAGAGGCCTATTCGCGGGTGGCCGAAAGCCGTGCCGGCACCCAGCGCGTGGTCGGGCCGGTGCGCGTGGTGCCCTGGTCCAAGCGCGAGCTGGTGGAGGTGGTCGATGCGCAGGGCAACAAGAAGACCGAGCTGCAGACCACGCAGGGTTACTGGCTGCAGCCGCCGGCCACCCTGCAGGTCAGTGGCGAACTGCTGCCGAGCCAGCGCTCGGTCGGCCTGTTCAAGGTGCCCGTGTACAGCTGGAATGGCCAGCTCAAGGCGACCTTCAGCGAGGATGACTACCCGGAGCACGATGGCACGACCTATGGCAAAGCCTACATCGCGCTGGGCGTGTCCGATGCGCGCGGCCTGGTCGGTACACCGAACCTGCGGGTTGATGGGCAGCAGGTCAAGCTGCTGCCGGGCGTGGCCGGCGCATCCGCATTGGGGCGTGGGCTGCATGCACCGATCACCGGCATCGCCACCACCGGCGGCACCCTGGCGGCCAGCAGCGTGGAGCTGGAGCTGCAGCTCGATGGCAGCCGCTCCCTGTCGGTGGTGCCGGTGGGTGATGACAATCAGATCGCGCTGCGTTCCAGCTGGCCGCACCCGTCGTTTGCCGGTGCGTTCCTGCCGAACGAGCGGCGTGTTGATGCACAGGGCTTCGATGCACGTTGGGCCGTGTCCTCGCTGGCATCGGACGCGCAGCAGCGACTGCACGAGGGCGATGATCTGGATGCGCAGGCGGTGCAGGTCTCGCTGGTGGACCCGGTCGATACCTATACCCAGGCCGACCGCGCATCCAAGTACGGCGTGCTGTTCGTGGTGCTGACGTTTGTTGGTTTCATCCTGTTCGAACTGATCAAGTCGCTGCGTATCCACCCGCTGCAGTACCTGATGGTCGGCCTGGCGCTGGCGATCTTCTTCCTGCTGCTGATCAGCCTGTCCGAGCACATCGCCTTCTGGCAGGCCTACCTGGTCTCCGCCCTGGCCTGCATCAGCCTGCAGGCGGTGTATCTGGCCAACGTGCTGGGTCATTGGAAGCGGGGCCTGGGCTTTGCCGCGATGCTGACTGTGCTGTATGGCGCGCTGTATGGGCTGCTGGTGTCGGAAAACAACGCACTGCTGATGGGGTCGCTGCTGCTGTTCGTGATCCTGGCACTGGCGATGTGGGTGACCCGCCGGGTCGACTGGTACGCCCTGGCCGAGCAGAAGTAA
- the creC gene encoding two-component system sensor histidine kinase CreC, translated as MRLVLKLFLGFFLIVGIAAFFVMRVFVNEVKPGVRQAMESTLVDAANVLAEMAAADVKAGTIRNGSFTRNLAKARQRDLKAMVWRFPKRALDYRVTITDAKGIVIYDSLGRDVGRDNSRWNDVYRTLRGEYGARSSPETPGDDSNTVMHVAAPVYDPVDGNTLIGVLSLAQPNRSIDPFIAASQRAIIERGAWLIGLSALVGVLVTMWLTNGLGQLSRYARAVSAGEPVPPPKRRNDEIGELGQALETMRRKLEGKAYVEQYVQSLTHEMKSPLAAIRGAAELLQEPMADADRAHFARSIVDQQERLTETIDKLLALAEVEQHGWLQTRDPIALPTLLKEVAAAAQVRAQAAGVELLIDEVPDLRVQGDGYLLRQALHNLIDNAVAFSHPGAQVQLDAQVDGQGVRLQVADRGAGVPDYARERVFERFYSLARPGTGRRSSGLGLPFVQEVARLHDGRASLQPREEGGTVASLWLPLAMPGQRQRR; from the coding sequence GTGCGTCTGGTCCTGAAACTGTTCCTGGGCTTCTTCCTGATCGTGGGCATCGCCGCGTTCTTCGTGATGCGCGTGTTCGTCAATGAAGTGAAGCCCGGCGTGCGCCAGGCGATGGAGTCGACGCTGGTGGATGCGGCCAACGTGCTGGCCGAGATGGCCGCGGCCGACGTCAAGGCCGGCACCATCCGCAATGGCAGCTTCACCCGCAACCTGGCCAAGGCCCGGCAGCGCGACCTGAAGGCGATGGTCTGGCGCTTCCCCAAGCGTGCATTGGACTACCGGGTGACGATCACCGATGCCAAGGGCATCGTGATCTACGACTCGCTGGGTCGCGACGTGGGTCGCGACAATTCGCGCTGGAACGATGTCTATCGCACTCTGCGTGGCGAGTACGGTGCGCGCTCCAGCCCGGAAACGCCGGGCGATGACAGCAATACGGTGATGCACGTGGCCGCGCCGGTATACGACCCGGTCGATGGCAACACCCTGATCGGCGTGCTCAGCCTGGCCCAGCCCAACCGCAGCATCGATCCGTTCATTGCCGCCAGCCAGCGCGCCATCATCGAACGTGGCGCGTGGCTGATCGGCCTGTCGGCACTGGTGGGCGTACTGGTGACCATGTGGCTGACCAATGGCCTGGGCCAGCTCAGCCGCTATGCACGGGCGGTCAGCGCCGGCGAACCGGTGCCGCCACCGAAGCGGCGCAACGATGAGATCGGCGAGCTTGGCCAGGCACTGGAGACCATGCGGCGCAAGCTGGAAGGCAAGGCGTACGTCGAGCAGTACGTGCAATCGCTGACCCATGAGATGAAAAGCCCGTTGGCGGCGATCCGCGGTGCAGCCGAACTGCTGCAGGAGCCGATGGCCGATGCCGACCGTGCGCATTTCGCACGCAGCATCGTCGACCAGCAGGAACGGCTGACCGAAACCATCGACAAGCTGCTGGCGCTGGCCGAGGTCGAGCAGCACGGTTGGTTGCAGACCCGTGATCCGATCGCCTTGCCCACACTGCTGAAGGAAGTCGCGGCGGCGGCGCAGGTTCGCGCGCAGGCCGCAGGTGTCGAGCTGCTTATCGACGAGGTGCCTGATCTGCGCGTGCAGGGCGATGGGTATCTGCTGCGGCAAGCGCTGCACAACCTGATCGACAACGCCGTTGCGTTCTCACATCCCGGCGCACAGGTGCAGTTGGACGCACAGGTGGATGGGCAGGGTGTACGCCTGCAGGTTGCCGACCGGGGCGCGGGCGTTCCCGATTACGCACGCGAGCGCGTGTTCGAGCGCTTCTATTCGCTGGCCCGACCCGGCACCGGCCGCCGCAGTTCCGGCCTCGGCCTGCCCTTCGTGCAGGAAGTGGCGCGCCTGCATGACGGCCGCGCCAGCCTGCAGCCGCGCGAAGAAGGTGGCACCGTGGCCAGCCTGTGGCTGCCGCTGGCGATGCCGGGTCAACGGCAGCGGCGCTGA